The genomic segment TATTAGTCTTCATCCAATGCTTCATTGGCTGGCTATACTAGTCTCAATGCTGTTTTTTCAGAGCTCATATATTGCCATCCCATTGTGCAATAAGTacacaatttcaggcagggcacaCTTGGGTTACCTTGACAGCTTACTGAAGCTCTTTGCCAAATCACAGCCTGTTTGCTCATCTAGGAAAGATGTACAAGTACCGGGTTTACTAGGTCACATTTTTGCCCTTACCAGAGTATGTAGTACACTTCCTTTTCGTACTGTTGTTCACTACAGTGGTTAGCTAAATATTATTGTTACTAAAATGTCAGCATTCAGTAATGAGAAAGGCTCTGTGCTTTTCAATATTGAAATAAGTAGGAACTCCTGAAACTCAAAAAGGCTTTTCTTAGTTCTATGGGACTGTGGTGATTTGAAGACCAAGGAAGAAAAAGTGAAACCTAAACAGCAAACATGCACCGCTGAAGAAAATAATGCTTGAAATGTTGATGCATTTTCCTTAAAGCAACTGTCCCATTCCTCCACTAGAGGAAATGCCCCTAATATTGGTAAACCGATGGTGATTAATTTTAATAGCTTCACAATGTGCATCTGTCTTCTTTTTAATATCGTAGGTTTCCATTTAATTACGCAGCTGAAAGGCATGAGTGTGGCGCTGGTGCTACTTCCTACACTGCTGCTTGTTATGCTCACGGGGGCTCAGAGAGCTTGCCCAAAGAACTGCAGATGTGATGGCAAAATTGTGTACTGTGAGTCTCATGCTTTCGCAGATATCCCCGAGAACATTTCTGGAGGGTCACAAGGCTTATCATTAAGGTTCAATAGCATTCAGAAACTCAAATCCAATCAGTTTGCCGGCCTTAACCAGCTTATATGGCTTTATCTTGACCATAATTACATTAGCTCAGTGGATGAAGATGCATTTCAAGGGATCCGTAGACTGAAAGAATTAATTCTAAGCTCCAACAAAATTACTTATCTGCACAATAAAACATTTCACCCAGTTCCCAATCTCCGCAATCTGGACCTCTCCTACAATAAGCTTCAGACATTGCAATCTGAACAATTTAAAGGCCTTCGGAAACTCATAATTTTGCACTTGAGATCTAACTCACTAAAGACTGTGCCAATAAGAGTTTTTCAAGACTGTCGGAATCTTGATTTTTTGGATTTGGGTTACAATCGTCTTCGAAGCTTGTCCCGAAATGCATTTGCTGGCCTCTTGAAGTTAAAGGAGCTCCACTTGGAGCACAACCAGTTTTCCAAGATCAACTTTGCTCATTTTCCACGTCTCTTCAACCTCCGATCAATTTACTTACAATGGAACAGGATTCGTTCCATTAGCCAAGGCTTGACATGGACTTGGAGTTCCTTACACAACTTGGATTTATCAGGGAATGACATCCAAGGAATTGAGCCGGGCACATTTAAATGCCTCCCCAATTTACAAAAATTGAATTTGGATTCCAACAAGCTCACCAACatctcacaggaaactgtcaatGACTGGATATCATTAATATCCATCACCTTGTCTGGAAATATGTGGGAATGCAGTCGGAGCATTTGTCCTTTGTTTTATTGGCTTAagaatttcaaaggaaataaGGAAAGCACCATGATATGTGCAGGACCTAAGCACCTCCAGGGTGAAAAGGTTAGTGATGCAGTGGAAACATATAATATCTGTTCTGAAATTCAGGTGGTCAACACGGAAAGATCACACCTGGTGCCCCAAACGCCCCAGAAACCTCTGATTATCCCTAAACCTACCATCTTCAAACCTGATGCAACCCAACCCACCTTTGAAACACCAAGCCCTTCCCCAGGGTTTCAgattcctggcacagagcaagagTATGAGCATGTTTCATTTCACAAAATTATTGCAGGGAGTGTGGCTCTCTTTCTCTCAGTGGCCATGATCCTCTTGGTGATCTATGTGTCTTGGAAACGCTACCCAGCCAGCATGAAACAACTCCAGCAACACTCTCTTATGAAGAGGCGGCGGAAAAAGGCCAGAGAGTCTGAAAGACAAATGAATTCCCCTTTACAGGAGTATTATGTGGACTACAAGCCTACAAACTCTGAGACCATGGATATATCGGTTAATGGATCTGGGCCCTGCACATATACCATCTCTGGCTCCAGGGAATGTGAGGTATGAACCATGATCCTCCTAAAAGCATTTCTACTGCGGGGAAGGAGAGGTAAATGTTTGAAGCCCTAGAGGTGTCTCTAATCACTAGAAAGATTAATGACccttttgcttttgggttttgcTCAGTGTGAAAGGTTACCTAATTAAATTACAACCACCAGAAAATTgactgctttttgttgttgttgtttaatggtTGAAACTTGAAGGAAGTTCATTCAAGGATAAGTTGGAATAAAGCACTATGTTAAACACATCTGCTTTTTAACAATTTGTATACAGGGGTTGGACTTAAAAACACGCAACAAAACTCTTTGTTCTGAAATTTCTGTCTGGTTCTTGGTGTTTGACTTTTGTAATGGAGTAAAGAAGAAGGGccagcttaatttaaaaataaagtgagttTACCAAAATTCCAGAAGGTAATGAAGATTTAAACCAAAGAGCAATTTTCCCGAGGGTTGATTTTGCtgtaaatttttagttttaatgaaaGCATGCAACAGGGATCTCACACCCATGTTACTTGCCATTTAGTTATTATACCAGCATAGAGAATGTCAGAGGCCTATTGTGTAATTGTATCAGGCTCCtaaggcttctttcttttttttttcttctttccttcttcttttactccttcctttccttccttaatcttcctccttctttattttttttcttaattactgaGATATAGATCCTGTTTCAAAGGGTTTTATGCACTGGCTATTTGTGTTTAATCAGAATGAAACTTCAATCCCATGTTTGGCTTTGTCCCTGGTAACTAAAATCAGGTCACGATTTTGTGAATGATTTGGCAATAACACAATGGTAGTCATAACGGGGATTGTTTGTCAGTATTGCTGTCATCCCCAAAAGAATTGATATGTATTCTTGTTAAACTTATTCAAAATTGAGtgatacaaatatttataaataagaggAGAGAGGTTGAGTTCTGGGTATCCTCCCTTTCTGTAACAGCCTCAAATGAAGGCATACCTTCCATGttatagtatttttgtttttataggaaTAAATTTGGACCCGGTTtctgattatttcattttaaagatcaCTTACAGGAACATGTTAATAAGTAGAAAAATAGTCACAAGTTGCCAACTTGTCAATAAGTAATACTGGATGTAAATTGTTCTTTTCTTGGTAAAGTTGATTATTATGTGAAAGACTGACTCTCAAGGCCTTGTTGCTAGAAGAAACTAGTGAGCAGAGGTTAAATTCTGGCAATATAATGTCTTAGTATCTGACTTTAGatgattattcttttaaaagagaGATTTAATGAGTAATTAAAGATGTTGCCCTTTCTAATGCTAGTTATAACAGTTGGAAAATATAATTTGCTCTTTGATAGTATATACTCCAATTTTTCCATAGGCCTAACTGCAAATGCTAATGAAAATCTTTTCAGACAGAGCACTGAATTTGAAATAATCTCTAACTTAGTACAATTTGGACTATTGAACTGTTCTTCAAAgagtttattttctccttttttgtgtATCATTGAAAATAATACAAGTAATCCCAGATAATaaatctctaaaaagaaattgtaaaagcAATTGcccttaaaaattaaagagaataaaagattTTCTATAAAAGTCTATCAAGGCTTGATGTTTTTATTGCAGGCCCACTTTTATACAATATACTTGAATATTAGTAACACAAGTTCATCCTGTTGTATTCTGGGTTCTCCTTATATTTTGTGATCCTCTGAAAGAATgttaacataaaaagaaaagaaaaatatagatgcattaattcattttcacTTAACTTTCGGAGTCaaatgctgatttttatttttaagaatcaccaagaagaaagaaacattcttaaagaacTAGGAACTGAGAACTGAGGTTCTAAATCTTTTCCAGATATCTTAAATTTCACAGATTATCAAAAACCCTAGGCATTACTATGATAGGAACAAGTTTAAAAGATGATTCATTTAATTAAAAGGTgtgtttaaaaacacattttgataTTGTATGTGTTATATAGATTGATGTTTAATTTCATGAAATTGCACTAGTATTGTTGGAAATGAATGTGTTGTTAAGGCATTAAATTATGAAGAATGTAATTAAATATTGTAATAATTCTGTTGAGTCAAAAATGGGATTCCCTACTAAAGTAGCTCAACCTTTCTGTGCCCTAAAACATGGAGAGAAGTAGGCTATACGTTTAGGATCATATGTCCATTTAGGATGAGGAGGGGGGTGctataaaactacatttaaattaatttcaacTTGTttgaatacaaaaacaaacattgcaGGGGTCACCCCACTTTTGACAGAATGGTGTATTACAGTTATCGGCATATATAAACAATGAGGAAAAGCAAACACTTAGAAATTGTTATAGGGAAAACCCTAATTACTTCTTACTTCATTGTCACTTGGAGTAAAATTTCTCCTGTTGAGAAATATTCCTTTGGacaaaacttctctaaaaaataaagccaagagAGGGCAGTGATTTGCCCAAGTTTACAGTGTTTTTGGAATGGTAGAGGTATGCTGAATTTTATCCTGTCATTGTTTTCATAAATATCACATATCACTAGTTTAGCAAACAGACAaccattaatatatttataagacatttttgtgaggtaggttttttttaaaaaaatcaaaacaccaaACTCTACCCAATAAAGCCATAAATATTTAATTGCAAAATTTAGCACCATATGCTATTTTCTAAGACAGTgccttgaagaaataaaaattgcattaaattaaaaattctactTTCCACCTAACTTTATATTCAATTACCATAACCTAAATATGGTTATAatatccattttgttttttctcttgaggattttttttaaaacattgagatTATTAAGGTGTTTGTGAGCCTTCATACAAATATAgtatgcaatttttaaataaaataattttgtctctATGTTTTGCAAGTTTTAATTCTGAGAAGTCCATGTGCACATACCATACTGATAAAATGAGgaatgatattttaataatgtgGGCAGTAAAAAGTGCTCATATCTACAAAAGAGAAATAGAGTAGATAGTAATGAATAATTAATATGATATGTGACACACATATAAGGGATACATACATCTCAATCATCATACTTTGAGTGGATCGGTGTGCTTGGTTGAACTGAATCATTTACTTTCTCCTCAGCATGTACTcagaaaagagaatttaaagCCAAAATGATACAGCTTTTCCTAAAACAGTAAAGTGTTACTATAAATacgtaaaatgaaaatatttacttttaaaaatagcttgtGAAGGTTGGCATCATTTTATCTCATTAAAAAATGTTACCAGGGCTATAAAGTTGTTTCATTCTGTGTATCAAATTTTCCCTTCGAAATTGTAAAGAACAAAGTTTTGAATATCTAGTTTCTTCTAGGATTTGTATTATCAACTGAAAATAGCAAGGGTCTTTATATATTAGCCAATGTGAATACAGGACAAGAGAGAACATTTATAGTTTGGTTTGtacattcaaaaaattaaattggtGAAAACTTTAATGAATGTAGTCTCTAAAGAGACTCCCCATCCAAAGTGTTTTATTAGTTAACTAATTGAAATATAAAGTTTAATGATCCCATAGTGCTAACAGTGCAGCTCTTAGGAAAATGGCAGTAAAGGTGACAATAAAGGTgtatgttttccaaatatttattattttcattactgtCTTCAAAAACGAGCAAAATGTAAGAAATATACTGGTTTTCAGTTCAGGGTTACATAATTTATTTCACTGTTATGCAGTGGGTGGTATAGACCATTTTTAACAACCTATATTTATTAACTATGTTAGATCAGGTTCAAATAATTGGTATAGACTACTAATTT from the Callithrix jacchus isolate 240 chromosome 14, calJac240_pri, whole genome shotgun sequence genome contains:
- the LRRTM4 gene encoding leucine-rich repeat transmembrane neuronal protein 4 isoform X2, which translates into the protein MGFHLITQLKGMSVALVLLPTLLLVMLTGAQRACPKNCRCDGKIVYCESHAFADIPENISGGSQGLSLRFNSIQKLKSNQFAGLNQLIWLYLDHNYISSVDEDAFQGIRRLKELILSSNKITYLHNKTFHPVPNLRNLDLSYNKLQTLQSEQFKGLRKLIILHLRSNSLKTVPIRVFQDCRNLDFLDLGYNRLRSLSRNAFAGLLKLKELHLEHNQFSKINFAHFPRLFNLRSIYLQWNRIRSISQGLTWTWSSLHNLDLSGNDIQGIEPGTFKCLPNLQKLNLDSNKLTNISQETVNDWISLISITLSGNMWECSRSICPLFYWLKNFKGNKESTMICAGPKHLQGEKVSDAVETYNICSEIQVVNTERSHLVPQTPQKPLIIPKPTIFKPDATQPTFETPSPSPGFQIPGTEQEYEHVSFHKIIAGSVALFLSVAMILLVIYVSWKRYPASMKQLQQHSLMKRRRKKARESERQMNSPLQEYYVDYKPTNSETMDISVNGSGPCTYTISGSRECEMPHHVKPLPYYSYDQPVIGYCQAHQPLHVTKGYETVSLEHDESPGMELGQDHSFIATIARSAAPAIYLERIAN
- the LRRTM4 gene encoding leucine-rich repeat transmembrane neuronal protein 4 isoform X1 is translated as MPGFHLITQLKGMSVALVLLPTLLLVMLTGAQRACPKNCRCDGKIVYCESHAFADIPENISGGSQGLSLRFNSIQKLKSNQFAGLNQLIWLYLDHNYISSVDEDAFQGIRRLKELILSSNKITYLHNKTFHPVPNLRNLDLSYNKLQTLQSEQFKGLRKLIILHLRSNSLKTVPIRVFQDCRNLDFLDLGYNRLRSLSRNAFAGLLKLKELHLEHNQFSKINFAHFPRLFNLRSIYLQWNRIRSISQGLTWTWSSLHNLDLSGNDIQGIEPGTFKCLPNLQKLNLDSNKLTNISQETVNDWISLISITLSGNMWECSRSICPLFYWLKNFKGNKESTMICAGPKHLQGEKVSDAVETYNICSEIQVVNTERSHLVPQTPQKPLIIPKPTIFKPDATQPTFETPSPSPGFQIPGTEQEYEHVSFHKIIAGSVALFLSVAMILLVIYVSWKRYPASMKQLQQHSLMKRRRKKARESERQMNSPLQEYYVDYKPTNSETMDISVNGSGPCTYTISGSRECEMPHHVKPLPYYSYDQPVIGYCQAHQPLHVTKGYETVSLEHDESPGMELGQDHSFIATIARSAAPAIYLERIAN